The genomic stretch ACCTCGCGGGCGAAGTAAAAAACGCGCAAAGAAACATTCCAGTAGCTCTCGTCAGCGGCACGATCACTGTCATCGTGATCTACGTGCTCGCAAACCTGGCTTACATGTACGTCCTTTCCATATCGCAAATTGCCGGTTCGAAACTTGTAGCCTCCGATGCAATCTCCATATTCTTTGGAAAAAACGGTGCAGCCATGATAGCCGTTGCAGTAATGATCTCCGCATTTGGAACGGTGAACGCCACGACGATGACGACAGCTCGAGTTTACTTTGCAATGGCAAGGGATAAATTATTTTTCTCGCGAATCTCCGACGTGCATCCGAAATATAAGACTCCTCATGTGTCTCTCGTCGTCCAGGGAATATGGGCTTCGCTTCTTACTCTCACCGGCACGTACGACCAGCTTCTCACGTATGTCATATTTGCATCATGGCTTTTCTATGCGCTGGGGACTTTCGGAATTTTCATCCTGAGGAAAAAACGGCCGGATGCAGAACGGCCTTACAGGACAATCGGTTACCCTTTTGTGCCGTTGATATTCGTGATCGTTTCAGTTTGGTTTGTTTACAACACGATCGTCACCGATCCGCGGGATTCGCTCGTCGGATTGGGGTTAGTCCTGCTTGGACTCCCGGCATACTGGTACTGGCATACCAGAAATGCGAAAAGATAACGTCATGATCATTTTCGTAGTTCAAATGATAGACAATATTTCATAATCAAAAACGTCTTAAAAGTAAAAAGGGAATTAAATGAGTCAGGATACTAAACAGCGGGTCTGCCCGGTTGAGAATGCCGGCACATTGGACAATAAGATCAGGAAATTTCTACAGAACCCGCGGAAAATTTTGAAGCCTTATGTCAGGAGTGGCATGACAGTTCTCGATGTCGGCTGCGGACCGGGAGTATTCTCCATCGAGATGGCTGAGATGGTCGGCCCGTCAGGCAACGTTGTCGCAGCCGATTTACAGGAAGGAATGCTGCAATTATTGAAAGAAAAAATTAAGGGAACTCCACTAGAAAAAATTGTCGAGCCTTATAAATGTGAAGCGAGCAGAATCGGTTTAACCCGCAAAGTGGATTTCGTTCTGGCTTTCTACATGGTCCACGAAGTTCCGGACAAGAGGAGTTTCTTCAAAGAAATAAGGACAATATTGAGAGATAACGAGGCGATGCTGATTGTGGAACCCAACTTCCACGTTTCAAAGAAGGCCTTTGGCGAAATGCTGGACTCCCTGGTCGATCTCAGATTCGAGGTCATTGAAAGACCAAGATTTTTCTTTAGCCGGTCTGTCCTTGTCAAAAACGTGAATTGAAGAAAAGACAGCGGTTAGCTATTTATCATGGTACGGGAATGTTATCATGACGGCAAGACTGATCGCCTTCGTTTTTCTCACCGTTCCAACCGTTTGGCTTTCCTGGAGAACACTGTTCAGCTTCAATCACCACGGTTTGTATCGGTTCATAAGCTGGGAATGTATTTTATGGCTGCTTTTGAACAACTATTCATTCTGGTTTGCCGATCCATTAAGTATCACTCAGATCGTATCATGGATGCTTCTCATAGTTTCACTAGGCTTACTAATATCCGGCTCGTTCCTGATGATAAAGATCGGCGAAGCAGACTCAGGTCGGAAAGACAGTTCCCTGTACAATTTTGAAAGAACAACCAAGTTGATTCGCAAAGGGATATTCAAGTACGTCCGCCATCCTTTGTACGGATCGTTGATACTTCTGACATGGGGAATTTATTTCAAGAACATGAATCTCCAGCTGACGATCATGTCGATTGCGTCAACCCTCTTTCTGATCTTGACATCCCTGGTGGAAGAGAAGGAAAATACCAAATATTTCGGGCAGGCGTACTCCGATTACATGCAGAGGACGAAGATGTTCGTCCCCTTTATATTCTGACCATCCGCGATTCCTAGAAATCGTATCCCAGCGAGAAGTAATAATGCGGGGGCGAAAAGTCCGTTATAGTGTATGCCCATGCCACGTCGAACCGGAGAAGAAAATAAAGAACCACCATCCTCGCCCCGAAGCCCGTGCCGACAAGCAGGTCTCTCGTCTCTAAGTTTCCATTGACATCGTGGTCGAACGGTTGAAACTTCTGATAAACCGGCGTCGGGACAGCGACATCCGGATATCCCACATAATTGTTCCACCCCCATGCTGAGCCTACATCGACGAAGGCAGTGCCAAATAGAGTTTCGAAGAGGGGCAAGGGACCAGCTGAAAGAAAACCAAACATGGGAAATCTCAATTCCATGTTCAGCAGCGCAAAGTTGTTCCCAAATCTTGCATTGTAATCGAAACCACGCATCGGGACGACCGGAGTCAGGAATTCCAGATCTTCTGCGTTGCGAACCGGAATAAAATCGCCGTCAAACTTTGCATTGATCCAGTTCTCCGTTCCACCGATGAAAAATTCCTGCGGGTTCGGTCCGATCGATGTGCCCGCAAAGACTCGCCAGGCAAAAGTGTAGAACGTGCTGAATAGTTTAATGTAATCGCGATAATCGACAATGCCAGTCGCGAAGCTGATTCCATCGCCGGTTACTTTCGGCGTGCCATAAAGAGATATATAATACCGCGATCCGTTGATAGGTGAGATATAACCGAAGAATGAATTGTCGTGGACGTAACGCAGCGACGGAACAATCAGGTTCCTGTTTTGCGTCGGCTCGATGGGTTCGTCGAGATTCTCCCGCGTCAGGTTCATTAAGCTTACCCCGCTTTCCAGCCTATTAAACCTGTCGAAAGGATAACTCGTGCTGAATGACAGCCCGTAACTTTGGAAACGATAAAGATCGTCATAGCCGGTACCGAACGGGGACTCCAAGTAAAGAAATCTGGCAAAATGTTCACCGAGTATGGAAAAATTCATTCTCGAGGGAAGGTAATCGTACTCTAACGCGTAATCACTGTTCTTAAGGTCGACGAGCAGATCCGCAAGGAGATAAATCTGGTGATTTCCAAGCATGTCGCTGAATGCCATGATGGTACTTCCCTGGACGCCGAAAAAAGTATTATATCCAGCATTGCCGTAAACTATATCCGGGGTGAAATTCAATTTATACCTTTGAGCGATGTAATCTCCCGCGCTGTCGACGTTTCCTTTCACGTTGAAATTATCATTGAAGTTCGGCGGGTTGAACAGGCTGTCGCTCTTCGTATTGTTTCCGAATACATAATTGCTCAGGTCAACCTGTATATCTTTACCGTAAAGATCTTTCACCTGAGATGAATCCGATTTAGTCGAGTCGATCGGAGTTTTTTCAGCGGCAGTTTCCGGCTTCTTCGAAGCAGCCAGCTCGACCTGTTGCTGCTTCATGAAACCGGTTAATGGAACCTGCTCTGCGCTCAACAAATGGTCGCTCGGATTTTTAAACAAGTAAATATCGAATCCTCCATTTTGAAGAGTCGAAAACGCTAATTTCGCTCCGTCCTTTGAAA from Candidatus Acidiferrales bacterium encodes the following:
- a CDS encoding methyltransferase, with the translated sequence MTARLIAFVFLTVPTVWLSWRTLFSFNHHGLYRFISWECILWLLLNNYSFWFADPLSITQIVSWMLLIVSLGLLISGSFLMIKIGEADSGRKDSSLYNFERTTKLIRKGIFKYVRHPLYGSLILLTWGIYFKNMNLQLTIMSIASTLFLILTSLVEEKENTKYFGQAYSDYMQRTKMFVPFIF
- a CDS encoding class I SAM-dependent methyltransferase, which encodes MSQDTKQRVCPVENAGTLDNKIRKFLQNPRKILKPYVRSGMTVLDVGCGPGVFSIEMAEMVGPSGNVVAADLQEGMLQLLKEKIKGTPLEKIVEPYKCEASRIGLTRKVDFVLAFYMVHEVPDKRSFFKEIRTILRDNEAMLIVEPNFHVSKKAFGEMLDSLVDLRFEVIERPRFFFSRSVLVKNVN